The Prosthecobacter algae genome has a segment encoding these proteins:
- a CDS encoding pilus assembly FimT family protein produces MTLPPPDRRFSTRSSQAGFAASCGAGEIAFFVRPSVRHSGFTLVEVCVAMAIAVLVLGVATFSMAGLQGEVKLKRMAAQVESLARDSLLQAVMQQRAVTLDLNGGLGTEGRLQVRRAGDKSFRQPLRGELWEFSPTGICEPVEVRVSNEAGEIELGFDPLTGCASRKEVRVKS; encoded by the coding sequence ATGACACTTCCTCCTCCAGACAGACGTTTCAGCACCCGGTCCTCACAGGCCGGGTTCGCTGCGTCCTGCGGGGCAGGGGAAATTGCATTTTTTGTTAGACCATCGGTCCGCCACTCCGGCTTCACGCTGGTGGAGGTGTGTGTGGCCATGGCCATCGCCGTGCTCGTTCTCGGCGTCGCCACCTTCAGCATGGCAGGTTTGCAGGGCGAGGTGAAGCTGAAACGCATGGCCGCCCAGGTGGAGTCCCTGGCCCGTGATTCCCTCCTCCAGGCCGTCATGCAGCAGCGTGCCGTCACTCTGGATCTCAATGGCGGTCTCGGGACCGAAGGCCGCCTGCAGGTGCGCCGGGCAGGGGACAAAAGCTTCCGCCAGCCGCTGCGGGGCGAACTCTGGGAATTCAGCCCCACGGGCATCTGCGAGCCGGTGGAAGTGCGCGTGAGCAATGAGGCCGGCGAGATCGAACTGGGCTTTGATCCGCTGACCGGCTGCGCGAGCAGGAAGGAGGTGCGGGTCAAATCATGA
- a CDS encoding GspE/PulE family protein, giving the protein MMPLIHQILAEAGCAGLPSVQAAVEEACYNQTSFVEAVLDCEGVRERDFLMALAHTLSLPWWEGSADKPAEPGLRRHLPAEIALRHRLLPIAFEEKPEVEGRARGVLHIATFDPLSLVTHQRVAGSLQVTVVWHVGQRTRIVEGLQKLYGLGADTFEKILRGRADWAAEDVGDEVTVLDEPENEEASVVRFVNQIIRRGLEQRATDIHVEPQQDRLRIRYRIDGRLEELPVPENIKSLQSSVIARLKIMARLDIAEKRLPQDGRINLELDGLPIDVRVATIPSVEGESISLRLLSQQAMTIGRLGLTDTVKPVVDELLKLPNGIILITGPTGSGKSTTLYAFLSEMNQTHRRIVTIEDPVEYKMPGMVQIAVKPEIGLTFATGLRSILRGDPNVVMVGEMRDLETTEIAIRAALTGHLVFSTLHTNDAIGGITRLVDMGVEPFLVSSAVRAFFAQRLVRKLCPLCKAPAEVEREYLRSIGFPLNVPGQIMHAVGCEACRGSGYQGRLSIYEAVLMTNALQHLINIRAHPAEFYKQAQKDGYLPMRGYGFQKVLAGETTIEEVLSVTALERAPEATVKTTLTQPLHLAAA; this is encoded by the coding sequence ATGATGCCCCTCATCCACCAGATCCTCGCTGAAGCGGGCTGTGCCGGACTGCCCTCGGTGCAGGCGGCGGTGGAGGAGGCCTGCTACAACCAGACCTCGTTTGTCGAGGCGGTCCTGGACTGTGAAGGCGTGCGCGAACGCGACTTCCTCATGGCCCTCGCCCACACCCTGTCCTTGCCCTGGTGGGAAGGCAGCGCGGACAAGCCTGCGGAGCCTGGTCTGCGCCGCCATCTGCCGGCGGAGATCGCCCTGCGCCATCGCCTGCTGCCCATCGCCTTTGAGGAGAAACCCGAGGTCGAAGGCCGCGCCCGGGGCGTGCTCCACATCGCCACGTTTGATCCCCTCAGCCTCGTCACCCATCAGCGTGTGGCAGGCAGCCTGCAGGTCACCGTCGTCTGGCATGTGGGCCAGCGCACCCGCATCGTCGAAGGCCTGCAAAAGCTCTATGGTCTGGGTGCAGACACCTTTGAAAAAATCCTGCGTGGCCGTGCCGACTGGGCCGCCGAGGACGTGGGGGATGAAGTCACCGTTTTGGATGAACCGGAAAATGAAGAGGCCAGCGTCGTCCGCTTTGTGAATCAGATCATCCGCCGCGGGCTGGAACAACGCGCCACTGACATCCATGTGGAGCCGCAGCAGGATCGCCTGCGCATCCGCTACCGCATTGATGGTCGCCTGGAGGAGCTGCCCGTGCCGGAGAACATCAAGTCCCTGCAGTCCAGCGTCATCGCCCGCCTGAAGATCATGGCCCGGCTGGACATTGCCGAAAAACGCCTGCCGCAGGATGGCCGCATCAACCTGGAACTCGACGGCCTGCCCATCGATGTCCGCGTGGCCACCATCCCCAGCGTGGAGGGCGAAAGCATCTCCCTGCGTCTGCTTTCACAGCAGGCCATGACCATCGGTCGCCTGGGCCTCACCGATACGGTGAAACCCGTGGTGGATGAACTGCTGAAGCTGCCCAATGGCATCATTCTCATCACCGGCCCCACCGGCAGCGGCAAGAGCACCACGCTTTACGCCTTCCTCAGCGAGATGAACCAGACGCACCGCCGCATCGTCACCATCGAAGATCCGGTGGAGTACAAGATGCCGGGCATGGTGCAGATCGCCGTGAAGCCGGAGATCGGCCTCACCTTTGCCACCGGCCTGCGCAGCATCTTGCGTGGCGATCCCAACGTGGTCATGGTCGGGGAAATGCGCGACCTGGAGACCACCGAGATCGCCATTCGCGCCGCCCTCACTGGCCACTTGGTTTTCAGCACGCTGCATACGAACGATGCCATCGGCGGCATCACTCGTCTGGTGGATATGGGCGTGGAGCCCTTCCTGGTCAGCAGTGCAGTGCGCGCCTTTTTTGCGCAACGTTTGGTTAGGAAACTCTGCCCGCTTTGCAAGGCCCCCGCCGAGGTCGAGCGCGAGTACCTGCGCAGCATCGGCTTCCCGCTGAATGTGCCCGGCCAGATCATGCACGCCGTCGGTTGCGAGGCCTGCCGTGGCAGCGGTTATCAGGGCCGCCTCAGCATCTATGAGGCTGTGCTGATGACCAATGCCCTCCAGCACCTCATCAACATCCGCGCGCATCCGGCCGAGTTTTATAAGCAGGCGCAAAAGGACGGCTACCTGCCCATGCGCGGTTACGGTTTCCAAAAGGTCCTCGCTGGTGAAACCACCATCGAAGAAGTCCTCAGCGTCACCGCCCTGGAGCGTGCCCCGGAGGCCACCGTGAAGACCACCCTCACCCAGCCCCTGCACCTCGCGGCGGCCTGA
- a CDS encoding PAS domain-containing sensor histidine kinase produces MELGIPALVFLATTLAVGGACLGLLRKQFHNTHHHLLVIALVGAVAYLAPLHISRSSARVADRLSLSWMGIARVHAHALERATEKVSDLTAETMQPVVQRTQRRLGQEAVFGRAIATASVTPDGRHVLQSLGLQKPEDRLYLHAGCEEKLLRCLEGKELWCVDAGKNGQVTGLMALIPLRDGADAVKGAMVLEFFPKLYNDAILREQWRVVGEFIGLLVICVCLGGFLVVRTEKRRQIELEKAIRPLRKDIESLDGMVNAVQGVVWERPASGGTFTYLSQSAEGYLGYDLDRWASEAGFLSNIIHSEDRERVEENWKKALANLERYQAEYRVVRQDGSTAFVQEYGQAARLMMDGLVLRGILLDITAQRENEASTQDMHKVMVEASRQAGMAEIATGVLHNVGNVLNSLNVGAKLLSERLKKSRMDKLCQATQLLKDNLPENPAFFTDDKRGQVLPGYLVDLSSYLRDEQNRLNATVSDMIERIEHIRDMIMLQQSHSSVRTLWEPLDLVTVMEEALRLEMDVNIAHQQVTVDRHFADLPPIYSARGLLLQILVNLLANACQAMGDKPASQRRMTLRIQPQGETHVRIVVEDTGCGIQPRHLTSIFTQGFTTKKDGHGFGLHHACLLAQDLGGSLKAESEGLGKGARFILEIPARKDSKTGPLPPPNTVSASNLP; encoded by the coding sequence ATGGAATTGGGCATCCCGGCTTTAGTTTTCCTGGCCACCACGCTTGCCGTGGGGGGGGCTTGCCTTGGCCTTCTGAGGAAACAATTCCACAATACCCATCACCATCTTTTGGTGATCGCCCTCGTCGGTGCCGTCGCTTACCTAGCCCCGCTGCACATTTCCCGCTCTTCGGCTCGGGTGGCGGATCGCCTAAGCCTCTCTTGGATGGGCATCGCCCGTGTCCATGCCCATGCTCTGGAGCGTGCCACGGAGAAAGTCAGCGACCTCACGGCAGAGACCATGCAGCCGGTCGTCCAGCGCACCCAGCGCCGCCTCGGCCAGGAGGCCGTCTTTGGCCGCGCCATCGCCACGGCCTCAGTGACCCCAGACGGGCGGCACGTCCTCCAGTCCCTGGGCCTTCAGAAGCCGGAAGACCGCCTTTACCTCCACGCCGGCTGTGAGGAAAAACTACTCCGTTGCCTGGAGGGCAAAGAACTCTGGTGTGTGGATGCAGGCAAAAACGGCCAGGTCACCGGTCTCATGGCGCTCATTCCTCTGCGCGATGGCGCGGATGCCGTCAAAGGCGCGATGGTGCTGGAATTTTTCCCCAAGTTGTACAATGACGCCATTCTCCGCGAGCAGTGGCGCGTGGTGGGGGAATTCATCGGCTTGCTCGTCATCTGCGTCTGCCTGGGCGGATTCCTGGTGGTGCGGACTGAAAAACGCCGCCAGATCGAGTTGGAAAAGGCCATCCGGCCCCTGCGAAAGGACATCGAAAGCCTCGATGGCATGGTCAATGCCGTGCAGGGCGTGGTCTGGGAAAGGCCCGCCTCAGGCGGCACCTTCACCTACCTCAGCCAGAGTGCCGAAGGTTACCTGGGTTATGATCTCGACCGCTGGGCCTCGGAAGCCGGATTCCTCAGCAACATCATCCATTCGGAGGATCGCGAGCGTGTGGAGGAGAACTGGAAGAAGGCCCTGGCCAATCTGGAAAGATACCAGGCCGAGTACCGCGTGGTGCGCCAGGATGGCTCCACCGCCTTTGTCCAGGAATACGGCCAGGCCGCCCGCCTGATGATGGATGGCCTGGTGCTGCGCGGCATCCTGCTGGACATCACCGCCCAGCGTGAAAATGAGGCCAGCACCCAGGACATGCACAAAGTCATGGTGGAGGCCTCTCGCCAGGCTGGCATGGCCGAAATCGCCACCGGCGTGCTGCACAATGTGGGCAACGTGCTCAACAGCCTCAATGTCGGTGCCAAGCTCCTGTCCGAGCGCCTGAAAAAGTCCCGCATGGACAAGCTCTGCCAGGCCACCCAGCTCCTGAAGGACAACCTGCCAGAAAACCCCGCCTTCTTCACCGATGACAAACGTGGCCAGGTGCTGCCCGGCTATCTGGTGGATCTCTCCAGCTACCTGCGGGATGAGCAAAACCGCCTCAATGCCACCGTCAGCGACATGATCGAGCGCATCGAGCACATCCGCGACATGATCATGCTCCAGCAGTCGCACAGCAGCGTGCGCACCCTTTGGGAACCGCTGGATCTCGTCACCGTCATGGAAGAGGCCCTGCGCCTGGAGATGGATGTCAACATCGCCCATCAGCAGGTCACCGTGGACCGCCACTTTGCGGATCTGCCGCCCATTTACTCCGCCCGCGGCCTGCTGCTGCAGATCCTGGTGAACCTGCTGGCCAATGCCTGCCAGGCCATGGGGGACAAGCCCGCCTCCCAGCGCCGGATGACGCTGCGCATCCAGCCCCAGGGGGAAACCCACGTGCGCATCGTGGTGGAGGATACCGGCTGCGGCATCCAGCCCCGCCACCTCACCAGCATCTTCACCCAGGGTTTCACCACCAAAAAGGATGGCCACGGCTTCGGCCTACATCACGCCTGCCTGCTCGCCCAGGATCTCGGCGGCAGCCTGAAGGCTGAAAGCGAAGGCCTGGGCAAAGGGGCCCGCTTCATCCTGGAAATTCCGGCGCGCAAGGACTCTAAAACCGGTCCTCTCCCGCCGCCCAACACTGTCTCTGCGTCAAACCTACCGTGA
- a CDS encoding type II secretion system F family protein, with protein MPTFSYSAHGPSGVITGQLAASDRAEAMSLLGKQRLQPFKLEQSGSTAAAATSRSALPAAPTGPLRLKLAQVLLFTEELSDLLGAGIQLEPALATMERRRELSGVKTLASVLRSKVRDGMPFSKAVAATSPSFGHLFCALATAGEASGTLPLILRRQVAYLRSLAALRSKVAFALIYPAFLVVAAVSVTLLFIVYLIPKLTELLDSTGGSLPLGAQIILKFSEVFKATWWMLGLGIFCLFIAVKAWLKKPESQVPWARFLLRLPLFGNILKARFYVQFLETMSNLLGSGLPMVQAMQLTHQAIENPYFQKEFESVMRHVGEGVSLSRALDRSAIFPPLLLDMVSVGEQTGDLSAALAKAAERFDRELAQKVEKLSAMVQPLIVCLMAGMVGIMAYLMITTIFQTISGMSQ; from the coding sequence ATGCCCACCTTTTCCTACAGCGCCCACGGCCCTTCCGGTGTCATCACCGGACAGCTCGCGGCGTCGGATCGGGCGGAGGCCATGAGCCTGCTGGGCAAGCAGAGGTTGCAACCTTTTAAGCTGGAGCAGTCCGGCAGCACTGCCGCCGCAGCCACCAGCCGCAGCGCCCTCCCGGCAGCCCCCACCGGCCCTTTGCGGCTGAAGCTGGCGCAGGTGCTTCTCTTTACCGAGGAGCTTTCAGACCTGCTCGGCGCAGGCATCCAGCTCGAGCCCGCACTCGCCACCATGGAGCGGCGGCGGGAGCTTTCCGGTGTCAAAACACTGGCCAGCGTGCTGCGCAGCAAGGTGCGCGACGGCATGCCTTTCTCGAAGGCCGTAGCCGCCACCAGTCCCAGCTTTGGCCATCTCTTTTGCGCCCTTGCTACGGCGGGCGAAGCCAGTGGCACACTGCCCCTCATCCTGCGCCGTCAGGTGGCCTACCTGCGTTCGCTGGCCGCGCTGCGTTCGAAGGTCGCCTTTGCGCTCATCTATCCCGCCTTCCTCGTGGTGGCGGCGGTTTCCGTCACCCTGCTGTTTATCGTTTATCTCATCCCCAAGCTCACAGAGCTGCTGGATTCCACCGGCGGCTCCCTGCCTCTCGGAGCGCAGATCATCCTGAAGTTCAGCGAAGTCTTCAAGGCCACGTGGTGGATGCTCGGCCTGGGCATCTTCTGCCTGTTCATCGCGGTGAAGGCCTGGCTGAAAAAGCCGGAGTCGCAGGTGCCCTGGGCGCGTTTTCTCCTGCGTCTGCCCTTGTTTGGCAACATCCTGAAGGCGCGCTTTTACGTGCAGTTTCTGGAGACGATGTCCAATTTGTTAGGCAGCGGCCTACCCATGGTACAGGCCATGCAGCTCACCCATCAGGCCATTGAGAATCCCTATTTCCAAAAGGAGTTCGAATCGGTCATGCGCCACGTCGGCGAAGGCGTCAGCCTGTCCCGCGCCCTGGACCGCAGCGCCATCTTTCCCCCGCTGCTGCTGGACATGGTGAGCGTGGGCGAACAGACCGGCGACCTCTCCGCCGCCCTGGCCAAGGCCGCCGAACGCTTTGACCGCGAGCTGGCCCAGAAGGTCGAAAAACTCAGCGCCATGGTCCAGCCCCTCATCGTCTGCCTCATGGCCGGCATGGTGGGCATCATGGCCTACCTCATGATCACCACCATCTTCCAGACCATCTCCGGCATGAGCCAGTGA
- a CDS encoding response regulator: MNPPRPNNDPAADLVAQDPLHVNHRILIVDDNTTIHEDFRKILSPTDFGEGDLNMIESAVFGDPQSSRSMPEFELAFAAQGDGAVRLVEMGLQQARPFALALVDVRMPPGMDGIATIKNLWRLQPDLQVAICTAYADYSWDDIVDHLGISHRLVILKKPFDPIEVIQIANALTSKWGFERESALRQLGLQTKLWDSTKRMEDTYARLRQEHDDRMRLEEDIRKMQKMDALGGLAAGIAHDFNNVLTVIQGHLSMNLMNGDQPPGISESMGEVLLAARRAADLTKQLLNFTSRDYKTPRPVSLEREIEAELDLLKRTLGNHVTLEATFMADLPEVMADPGSLGQIVVNLAVNARDAMPKGGTLRISTRQTHIATSEDARALHPDAHAGHFAILSFSDSGSGMPQEVLKQIFDPFFTTKEPGKGTGMGLAMVRGLARHMGGWVTVSSVVGVGTDFDIYLPIATLENEIVAPITGGQDFDGLLHEVAPCNLLIVDDDSSVRHVMNYVLENQGHTVHAAKDAHEAWQIWRAHRHSINLVITDINLPGDASGFDLGRAILGDDASLPIIFTSGYCPDILGQTTSLQLGINYLPKPFDVLDLLNAVGQALTTGIQRNPLPARPLTSRISLPFSRSGE; encoded by the coding sequence ATGAACCCGCCCCGCCCCAACAACGATCCTGCTGCAGATCTGGTCGCCCAAGACCCGCTGCATGTGAACCATCGCATCCTGATCGTGGATGATAACACCACGATCCACGAGGACTTCCGCAAGATCCTCTCCCCCACCGACTTCGGGGAAGGCGACCTCAACATGATCGAGTCCGCCGTCTTTGGCGATCCCCAGTCCTCCCGCTCCATGCCGGAGTTCGAGCTCGCCTTTGCCGCGCAGGGAGATGGGGCCGTGCGCCTGGTGGAGATGGGCCTTCAGCAGGCCCGCCCCTTTGCCCTCGCCCTGGTGGATGTGCGCATGCCTCCCGGCATGGATGGCATCGCCACCATTAAGAACCTGTGGCGCCTCCAGCCGGATCTCCAGGTGGCCATTTGCACCGCCTATGCCGACTATTCCTGGGACGACATCGTGGACCACCTCGGCATCTCCCACCGCCTGGTCATCCTGAAAAAACCCTTCGATCCCATTGAGGTCATCCAAATCGCCAATGCCCTCACTTCCAAGTGGGGTTTTGAGCGCGAATCCGCCCTGCGCCAGCTCGGCCTCCAGACCAAGCTCTGGGACAGCACCAAGCGCATGGAGGACACCTATGCCCGCCTCCGCCAGGAGCACGATGACCGCATGCGCCTGGAGGAAGACATCCGCAAGATGCAGAAGATGGATGCCCTCGGCGGCCTCGCTGCCGGCATCGCCCATGACTTTAACAACGTCCTCACCGTCATCCAGGGCCACCTGAGCATGAACCTCATGAACGGCGACCAGCCCCCCGGCATCTCCGAATCCATGGGCGAAGTCCTCCTCGCCGCCCGCCGTGCGGCGGATCTCACCAAGCAGCTCCTCAACTTCACCAGCCGCGATTACAAGACCCCGCGCCCCGTCTCTCTGGAGCGCGAAATCGAGGCCGAGCTGGACCTGCTGAAGCGCACCCTGGGCAATCATGTCACCCTCGAGGCCACCTTCATGGCCGACCTCCCCGAAGTCATGGCCGATCCCGGCTCCCTGGGCCAGATCGTGGTGAACCTCGCCGTCAATGCCCGCGATGCCATGCCCAAAGGCGGCACCCTGCGCATCAGCACCCGGCAGACCCACATCGCCACCTCCGAAGACGCCCGCGCCCTGCATCCCGATGCCCACGCTGGCCACTTCGCCATTCTCTCCTTCAGCGACAGCGGCAGCGGCATGCCGCAGGAAGTGCTGAAGCAGATTTTCGATCCCTTCTTCACCACCAAGGAACCCGGCAAAGGCACTGGCATGGGCCTCGCCATGGTGCGCGGTCTCGCCCGCCACATGGGCGGCTGGGTCACCGTCTCCAGCGTTGTCGGCGTCGGCACGGACTTTGATATTTACCTGCCCATCGCCACGCTGGAAAACGAGATCGTCGCCCCGATCACCGGCGGCCAGGACTTCGATGGCCTGCTGCATGAGGTCGCCCCGTGCAACCTCCTCATCGTGGACGATGACTCCAGCGTGCGCCACGTCATGAACTACGTCTTGGAAAACCAGGGCCACACCGTCCATGCCGCGAAGGACGCTCATGAAGCCTGGCAGATCTGGCGTGCCCACCGGCACAGCATCAATCTCGTCATCACCGACATCAATCTCCCTGGCGATGCCAGCGGCTTTGATCTCGGTCGTGCCATCTTGGGGGATGATGCCAGCCTGCCCATCATCTTCACCAGCGGCTACTGCCCGGACATCCTCGGCCAGACCACGTCCCTCCAGCTCGGCATCAACTACCTGCCCAAGCCCTTCGACGTGCTGGATCTCCTCAACGCCGTCGGTCAAGCCCTCACCACCGGCATCCAGCGCAATCCGCTGCCCGCCCGCCCCCTGACCTCCCGCATCAGCCTCCCATTCTCCCGCTCCGGGGAGTGA
- the gspG gene encoding type II secretion system major pseudopilin GspG, with product MKMRTHSSKLRHARSAGFTLVEMVLVLGIVALLVGAGIVSLVGVLDSGKKTRVKADLNTLTAAFRSYETDNMFLPSTEQGVMALVQKPASRPAPVNYTPKLKKLLLDPWGNPYHYKRPGAKDKGGFDVYSAGADGLADTADDIGNWDL from the coding sequence ATGAAGATGCGAACCCACTCCTCCAAACTCCGTCACGCCAGATCCGCCGGTTTCACCTTGGTGGAAATGGTGCTCGTTCTCGGCATCGTCGCCCTCCTTGTAGGCGCGGGCATCGTCTCCCTGGTGGGCGTGCTCGACTCCGGCAAAAAGACCCGCGTGAAGGCGGACCTGAACACCCTCACCGCCGCCTTCCGCAGCTATGAGACGGACAACATGTTTCTGCCTAGCACAGAGCAGGGCGTCATGGCCCTGGTGCAAAAGCCCGCCTCCCGCCCGGCCCCGGTCAACTACACGCCGAAGCTGAAAAAACTGCTGCTCGATCCCTGGGGCAACCCCTACCACTACAAGCGCCCCGGCGCGAAGGACAAAGGCGGCTTCGATGTCTATTCCGCCGGTGCCGATGGCCTGGCCGATACCGCCGATGACATTGGCAACTGGGATCTCTAG
- a CDS encoding prepilin-type N-terminal cleavage/methylation domain-containing protein, which translates to MFIHPTAPRQTARGFTLLEVIAALALISLIIGGVYGVADGSLKLGTSMNKARIAEMRVSNFVHQWRDWLENVPPTLRLSSGLDKVKRGAAGTLLVEGGPAPFVWTSSLRLADAVEFATVRGAEPKSLTLLVRHLKRLEKPTATDAYEQIAELPLLTGLKEFKTQFYAAEDKRWFSTWNPDKRAAPPLFMRMQFTFLNDPREHEATFWIANDLVGRGQSGQGGQGGQGSQGSQGSQGSQGSQGSQSSTGQETPP; encoded by the coding sequence ATGTTTATTCACCCCACAGCTCCTAGACAGACGGCGCGTGGGTTCACGCTGCTGGAGGTCATCGCCGCGCTGGCGCTGATCTCCCTCATCATTGGCGGCGTCTATGGCGTGGCCGATGGATCGCTGAAGCTGGGCACCTCCATGAACAAGGCCCGCATCGCCGAAATGCGCGTGAGCAACTTCGTCCATCAATGGCGCGACTGGTTGGAAAACGTGCCGCCCACGCTGCGCCTATCCTCCGGGCTGGACAAGGTGAAGCGCGGTGCTGCTGGCACTCTTTTGGTGGAGGGCGGCCCTGCACCCTTTGTCTGGACCTCCAGCCTGCGCCTGGCCGATGCCGTGGAATTTGCCACCGTGCGCGGGGCCGAGCCGAAGTCCCTCACGCTCCTCGTTCGCCATCTCAAGCGCCTGGAAAAACCCACCGCCACGGATGCCTATGAGCAGATCGCCGAGCTGCCGCTGCTCACCGGACTCAAGGAGTTCAAGACGCAGTTTTACGCCGCTGAGGACAAACGCTGGTTCTCCACCTGGAACCCCGACAAACGCGCCGCCCCACCCCTGTTCATGCGGATGCAATTCACCTTCCTCAATGACCCCCGCGAGCACGAAGCCACCTTTTGGATTGCGAATGATTTGGTGGGGAGGGGGCAAAGCGGTCAAGGCGGTCAAGGCGGTCAAGGCAGTCAAGGCAGTCAAGGCAGTCAAGGCAGTCAAGGCAGTCAAGGCAGTCAATCGTCAACAGGTCAAGAAACACCTCCTTGA
- a CDS encoding DUF3307 domain-containing protein, with translation MFELVEFPPLNWLTAFKALFALCIGHAVADFPLQGEYLATGKNRRFLIRLQDPSRPVSIWVVCMSAHCLIHAGAVWLITGSALLGMVEFVVHWGIDVAKCEGKTNFNQDQVLHVVCKMAYVAVAWAGWVTF, from the coding sequence ATGTTCGAACTCGTGGAGTTTCCCCCGCTCAATTGGCTGACAGCGTTCAAAGCGCTGTTTGCTCTCTGCATCGGTCACGCGGTGGCAGACTTCCCCCTTCAGGGCGAATACCTGGCCACGGGAAAGAACCGCCGTTTTCTCATCCGCCTTCAGGATCCCTCCCGACCTGTCAGCATCTGGGTCGTCTGCATGAGCGCGCACTGCCTCATCCACGCAGGCGCGGTGTGGCTCATCACTGGCTCGGCCCTGCTCGGCATGGTGGAGTTCGTGGTGCATTGGGGCATCGATGTGGCCAAGTGCGAGGGCAAGACCAATTTTAACCAGGATCAGGTCCTCCACGTCGTTTGCAAAATGGCCTATGTGGCCGTCGCCTGGGCAGGTTGGGTCACTTTTTGA